A window of Formosa sp. Hel1_31_208 contains these coding sequences:
- a CDS encoding alpha/beta hydrolase-fold protein, with protein sequence MRKSKIIISIITLFLSFQGIAQFNENDEKQIVIGKVDSLYSNILQEQREIWVHIPEDFDNTKQYPVIYVLDASQNFYVVTGMLKQLLPWQIPNSIIVGITNTDRTRDFTPTNVPFQRGQQSETSGGASNFIKFIDEELKPFINNKYPTENNNTIIGHSTGGLFVLYSFLHHENSFDNYLAIDPSLWWDKENLVKETQELLNKGNRKEKSLYIAVANSIGKEMDTVKVRKDKTVPTEQIRANLNFHDLLMKNNKELNFKWEYFKNEDHGSIVIPAQYNGLRSIFSWFPFPEMWRFNTPKEYSAKELTEPFQSHYKKLSIRMKREVKPDWELLNQIGSFMLDGHNLPEKALAYLELNADFYPNESKSFVALGNYFLSQKNKSEAIKYYKKAIGIDANQEAQAKLKELE encoded by the coding sequence ATGAGAAAGTCTAAAATTATAATTTCTATAATCACGTTGTTCCTATCCTTCCAAGGAATAGCACAATTTAATGAAAATGACGAAAAGCAAATAGTAATCGGGAAAGTTGATAGCTTGTATTCAAATATACTGCAAGAGCAAAGAGAAATTTGGGTACACATACCCGAAGATTTTGATAATACGAAGCAATATCCTGTTATTTATGTATTAGATGCATCTCAAAATTTCTATGTTGTTACTGGAATGTTAAAACAACTATTACCTTGGCAAATTCCTAACTCTATTATAGTTGGTATTACAAATACAGATAGAACCAGAGATTTCACACCAACCAACGTTCCTTTTCAACGCGGACAACAATCAGAAACTTCAGGAGGTGCCAGTAATTTTATAAAGTTTATAGACGAAGAATTAAAACCATTTATAAACAACAAATACCCAACCGAAAACAACAACACAATTATTGGTCATTCTACAGGAGGTCTGTTTGTACTTTATTCATTCCTGCATCACGAAAATTCTTTTGATAATTATTTGGCAATAGACCCAAGTCTTTGGTGGGACAAAGAAAATCTAGTCAAAGAAACTCAAGAACTACTAAATAAAGGAAACCGAAAGGAAAAATCATTATATATAGCAGTAGCTAATAGTATTGGTAAAGAAATGGATACAGTTAAAGTTAGAAAAGATAAAACAGTTCCTACTGAACAGATTAGAGCAAATTTAAATTTTCACGACCTGTTAATGAAAAATAATAAAGAGCTTAATTTTAAATGGGAATATTTTAAGAACGAAGACCACGGAAGCATAGTGATACCAGCTCAATATAACGGATTGCGGTCTATTTTTTCTTGGTTTCCATTCCCTGAAATGTGGCGTTTTAACACGCCAAAAGAATATTCTGCCAAAGAATTAACAGAACCATTTCAGTCCCATTATAAAAAATTAAGTATTCGTATGAAACGCGAAGTAAAACCTGATTGGGAATTACTAAATCAAATCGGTTCCTTTATGTTGGATGGGCATAATCTTCCTGAAAAAGCTTTAGCATATCTAGAATTGAATGCCGATTTCTACCCTAATGAATCAAAAAGTTTTGTCGCTTTAGGAAATTATTTTTTATCTCAAAAAAACAAATCAGAAGCAATTAAGTATTACAAAAAAGCAATTGGAATAGATGCAAATCAAGAAGCTCAAGCTAAATTAAAGGAATTAGAATAG
- a CDS encoding DUF6090 family protein, translating into MEKNKTGKYIKYAIGEIVLVMIGILLALQVNNWNENRKISNIEQLLLRDLRTEIQSNIVALDKIIKSHSASLDAIITLDSVITNLRQVNRPLELGRLLGAHDYNMTYDPRTGILNSIINSGKLDYISNRELRYKLSSLNDIILDTNESADLFSEMRSQFYWPLLGQLYERQPNGRFKFNRLKIINSSEFNWWTVLAKSSRIEGLTEENGLMKTLKEILELIESETKK; encoded by the coding sequence ATGGAAAAAAATAAAACTGGAAAGTATATTAAATATGCCATTGGAGAAATTGTGTTAGTAATGATTGGTATATTATTGGCTCTACAAGTTAATAATTGGAATGAGAACAGAAAAATTAGCAATATTGAACAGCTATTACTACGTGATTTAAGAACAGAAATACAATCAAACATTGTTGCTCTTGATAAGATTATAAAATCTCACAGTGCATCTCTAGATGCGATTATAACCTTGGATTCGGTAATCACCAACTTAAGACAAGTTAATAGACCTCTTGAATTGGGTAGATTATTAGGAGCACACGATTATAATATGACCTATGATCCAAGAACAGGTATTCTCAATTCTATTATCAATTCAGGGAAATTAGATTACATTTCCAATAGAGAATTACGGTATAAGCTTTCTTCCTTAAACGATATTATCCTTGACACAAATGAATCGGCTGATTTATTTAGTGAAATGAGGTCTCAATTCTATTGGCCATTACTAGGTCAGTTATATGAGCGTCAACCAAATGGAAGGTTCAAATTTAATCGGCTAAAAATTATCAATAGTTCAGAATTTAATTGGTGGACAGTACTTGCGAAGTCTAGCAGAATAGAAGGATTAACCGAGGAGAACGGGCTTATGAAAACACTAAAGGAAATCCTCGAATTAATTGAAAGTGAAACAAAAAAATAA
- a CDS encoding alpha/beta hydrolase, with protein sequence MIKALFISVTLLFTIQLIGQNETTFKEVLDVSYYANSIDTDEYAKSRCKLDIRYPENIKEFNTVVWFHGGGLKNGNKYFPEALMNADLCIISVNYRLSPKVKAPTYIEDAAAAVAWVFNNIESYGGNSDKIFISGHSAGGYLALMLGLDKQWLNNFNVDADNIAGMISLSGQTATHFTVREERGLPKFKTIVDELAPLYRVRENAPPLILITGDRNIDLAGRYEENLYLERLMKTTGHTQTQLFEIQGFGHGGMHNPGIKLLIKEVDKVSEKIDNTLKN encoded by the coding sequence ATGATAAAAGCACTATTTATTTCTGTAACACTATTATTTACAATTCAATTAATTGGGCAAAATGAAACTACATTTAAAGAGGTCCTAGATGTATCATATTATGCTAACTCCATAGACACGGATGAGTATGCCAAATCACGTTGTAAATTAGATATACGTTACCCAGAGAACATTAAAGAATTCAATACAGTTGTTTGGTTTCACGGCGGAGGATTAAAGAATGGGAACAAGTATTTTCCTGAGGCATTAATGAATGCTGATTTATGTATTATAAGTGTTAATTATCGTTTATCACCAAAAGTAAAAGCGCCAACTTACATAGAGGATGCAGCAGCAGCCGTCGCTTGGGTGTTTAATAATATTGAATCATATGGCGGAAATTCTGATAAAATATTTATTTCTGGACATTCCGCAGGAGGTTATCTTGCCTTAATGCTTGGATTGGACAAACAATGGTTAAATAATTTTAATGTAGATGCTGATAACATTGCAGGCATGATTTCCTTAAGCGGTCAAACAGCTACTCATTTCACTGTAAGGGAAGAAAGAGGTTTGCCTAAGTTTAAGACGATAGTTGACGAGTTGGCACCATTGTATCGGGTGAGAGAAAATGCGCCCCCTCTAATTTTAATCACAGGAGATAGGAATATTGATTTGGCCGGTAGATATGAAGAAAATCTATATTTAGAAAGGTTAATGAAAACTACAGGACATACCCAAACACAATTATTCGAAATCCAAGGATTTGGACATGGTGGAATGCATAATCCTGGAATTAAACTTTTAATAAAAGAAGTTGACAAGGTTAGTGAAAAGATAGATAATACTTTAAAGAACTAA
- a CDS encoding DUF6090 family protein produces MENKTGKYFKYAIGEIVLVMLGILLALQVNNWNEARKTNKIEKQIFENLLSSLKKDSTELVRIVDFQVKSARQHNRIINSTVSEFTSGISEDSISNILHELCNGRYSFFPKYGIYNSIVSSKGLDILHSETIRSKLIDLYDYEYKRYESIDKVLDERFDAILVPFLNKEIGFYINSNFEHNKIDMKNFETNFHELQLQCKYITGQSTSSLTLLQSIQSNINELITEMGVEKRKL; encoded by the coding sequence ATGGAAAACAAAACTGGGAAGTACTTTAAATATGCCATAGGAGAAATTGTGTTGGTTATGTTGGGTATATTACTAGCGTTGCAAGTAAATAATTGGAACGAGGCTAGAAAAACAAATAAAATTGAAAAACAAATTTTTGAAAATTTGCTTTCTAGTTTAAAGAAAGACTCAACTGAACTGGTACGAATTGTTGATTTTCAAGTTAAAAGTGCTAGGCAACATAATAGAATAATAAATTCAACTGTATCAGAATTTACGAGTGGAATATCTGAAGATAGCATTAGTAATATTTTACATGAATTATGTAATGGAAGGTATAGCTTTTTCCCTAAGTATGGCATATATAATTCAATAGTGTCTAGTAAAGGCTTAGACATATTGCATTCGGAAACAATTAGATCAAAGTTAATTGATTTATACGATTATGAATATAAAAGATATGAATCTATTGATAAAGTTTTAGATGAACGATTTGATGCTATACTCGTACCTTTTTTAAATAAAGAAATTGGATTTTATATAAACTCAAATTTTGAACACAATAAGATAGACATGAAAAACTTTGAAACTAACTTTCATGAGCTTCAGTTACAATGTAAATACATTACAGGTCAATCTACTTCATCTTTAACGCTATTGCAAAGTATACAGAGTAATATAAATGAACTTATCACTGAAATGGGTGTAGAAAAAAGAAAATTATGA
- a CDS encoding DUF6090 family protein, protein MENKTGKYFKYAIGEIVLVMIGILLALQVSNWNQERKDRISERKLLDNIHRDFIQNKVSFDSIKAINYIGLNALENMIDLFPLKLDTLKHAAFMKYNDQIQGISYNPYSSSVESAVSSSSLQLIQDEDLQKYLVSWKDVLLDYQEDENAYFQYLNNFLWPYFREKFDYTGKDTKRNLAARTTITYQNMVIGRRNHLRGVIQAIEGEPIENHINEIIRLTQPKD, encoded by the coding sequence ATGGAAAACAAAACTGGGAAGTACTTTAAATATGCCATTGGAGAAATTGTACTTGTCATGATTGGAATACTTCTAGCATTACAAGTAAGCAACTGGAATCAAGAACGCAAAGACCGAATTAGCGAGCGTAAACTATTAGACAATATCCATAGAGATTTTATCCAAAATAAAGTGAGTTTTGACTCTATTAAGGCTATTAACTATATCGGACTTAACGCCTTGGAAAACATGATTGATTTATTCCCACTAAAGTTAGATACTCTAAAGCATGCAGCTTTTATGAAATACAATGATCAAATACAAGGCATCTCCTATAATCCATATTCTAGCTCTGTAGAATCCGCAGTCAGTTCAAGTTCACTTCAATTAATCCAAGATGAAGATTTACAAAAATATCTGGTCTCTTGGAAAGATGTATTGCTCGACTATCAAGAAGATGAAAATGCTTACTTTCAGTATTTGAATAACTTCCTTTGGCCTTATTTTAGGGAAAAATTTGATTATACAGGAAAAGACACAAAAAGGAATCTGGCCGCCAGAACTACCATAACATATCAAAATATGGTTATCGGCCGAAGAAATCATTTAAGAGGTGTTATTCAGGCCATAGAAGGAGAACCCATAGAAAACCACATCAATGAGATTATTCGATTAACGCAACCTAAAGACTAA